A genome region from Manihot esculenta cultivar AM560-2 chromosome 5, M.esculenta_v8, whole genome shotgun sequence includes the following:
- the LOC110616204 gene encoding mannose-P-dolichol utilization defect 1 protein homolog 2: MEFLGIDFSCAFGSLLNGKFPDKDCLLPLISKLLGYCIVAASTTVKVPQIMKILRHRSVRGLSVVAFELEAVGYTIALAYCLHKGLPFSAYGELAFLLIQAIILVAIIYYFSQPVPTVTWIRPLLYCAVAPTILGGQIDPILFEALYASQHAVFLFARIPQIWKNFSNKSTGELSFLTCFLNFAGSLVRVFTSMQEKAPSSVVLGSTIGVITNGTILSQILLYQKQEAKKEKKEM, from the exons ATGGAGTTTTTAGGGATTGATTTCAGCTGCGCATTCGGATCTCTCCTCAATGGCAAGTTCCCTGACAAGGATTGTTTGCTTCCTCTCATATCTAAACTTCTCGGCTATTGCATAGTCGCCGCCTCCACCACCGTCAAAGTCCCTCAG ataatgaaaattttaaggcACAGAAGTGTTAGAGGGCTTAGTGTTGTCGCCTTTGAGCTTGAAGCTGTAGGTTATACTATAGCTCTCGCATATTGTCTCCACAAAGGCCTTCCCTTTTCGGCTTATGGAGAATTGGCGTTCCTTTTGATTCAAG CTATAATTTTGGTTGCTATTATCTACTACTTCTCACAACCTGTGCCTACGGTGACATGGATCAGGCCATTACT ATATTGTGCTGTAGCGCCAACTATTTTAGGTGGTCAAATTGATCCCATTCTTTTTGAAGCTCTGTAT GCATCCCAGCATGCAGTCTTTCTTTTTGCTAGGATACCTCAGATATGGAAAAATTTTTCT AATAAAAGCACAGGGGAGCTCAGCTTCTTAACATGTTTTCTGAATTTTGCGGGTTCTTTGG tgaGAGTTTTTACTAGCATGCAAGAAAAAGCACCAAGTAGTG TTGTTTTGGGCTCCACCATTGGTGTCATCACCAATGGTACCATCCTGAGTCAGATCCTTTTATACCAAAAGCAGGAAgccaaaaaagagaagaaagaaatgTGA
- the LOC110615999 gene encoding probable cysteine protease RD21B, with amino-acid sequence MGLFQSSAAMFMFMLLCFTLSSASEMSIISYDQNHGTKSSWRTDEEVVAIYEEWLVKHGKVYNALGEKERRFEVFKDNLRFIDEHNSENRTYRVGLNRFADLTNEEYRSMYLGLRGGIKRNRLRKTSNRYAPLVGDSLPDSVDWRKEGAVVAVKNQGQCGGCWAFSTIAAVEGINKIVTGDLISLSEQELVDCDISYNEGCNGGLMDKAFEFIINNGGIDSEEDYPYLARGGRCDTNRKNARVVTIDDYEDVPVNDEAALKKAVANQPVSVGIESGGMDFQFYTSGVFSERCGTELDHAVVAVGYGTENEKDYWIVRNSWGSNWGENGYIRMARNIDKPTGLCGIAMVASYPIKKGQNPPNPGPSPPSPIGPPNVCDSYYSCPESNSCCCLVESANLCLEWGCCPLEDATCCDDHDSCCPHDHPICNVSQGTCLMSKDNPLGVKGMRRTPAKPHWAVGAQAKKSSA; translated from the exons atgggTCTGTTTCAATCTTCAGCAGCCATGTTCATGTTCATGTTATTGTGTTTCACTTTGTCCTCAGCCTCGGAGATGTCGATCATATCTTATGATCAGAATCATGGTACCAAATCCAGCTGGAGGACTGATGAAGAGGTCGTGGCTATCTACGAGGAGTGGCTGGTGAAGCACGGAAAGGTCTACAATGCTCTGGGAGAGAAAGAGAGGAGGTTTGAGGTTTTTAAAGATAATCTGAGGTTTATTGATGAGCATAACTCGGAGAATCGCACCTACAGAGTCGGGTTGAATCGGTTTGCTGATCTCACCAATGAGGAGTATCGATCCATGTACCTAGGGCTCCGTGGTGGTATTAAAAGGAACAGGTTGCGTAAAACCAGTAATCGCTATGCTCCACTGGTCGGCGACTCGTTGCCGGATTCCGTTGATTGGAGAAAGGAAGGTGCCGTCGTCGCCGTCAAAAACCAAGGACAATGTG GGGGTTGCTGGGCTTTCTCAACCATTGCTGCTGTGGAAGGGATCAACAAGATCGTCACCGGCGACCTGATCTCTCTATCTGAGCAAGAATTGGTGGATTGTGATATATCTTATAATGAAGGATGTAATGGAGGTCTAATGGACAAAGCCTTTGAGTTCATCATCAACAACGGTGGCATTGATTCTGAAGAAGATTACCCTTACCTTGCTCGTGGTGGCAGATGCGACACAAACAGG AAAAATGCCAGAGTTGTTACAATTGATGACTATGAAGATGTTCCTGTGAATGATGAGGCGGCTCTGAAGAAGGCAGTTGCAAATCAGCCAGTGAGTGTTGGAATTGAATCAGGTGGCATGGATTTCCAGTTTTACACATCG GGTGTTTTCTCGGAAAGATGTGGGACTGAATTGGATCATGCTGTTGTTGCTGTGGGGTATGGAACAgaaaatgaaaaagactatTGGATTGTGAGGAACTCGTGGGGAAGTAACTGGGGAGAAAATGGCTATATCAGGATGGCTCGAAATATTGACAAGCCAACAGGGTTATGTGGAATTGCAATGGTGGCTTCTTACCCTATCAAGAAAGGCCAAAATCCTCCCAATCCTGGTCCATCTCCACCATCTCCAATAGGACCTCCAAATGTTTGTGATAGTTACTATAGCTGTCCTGAAAGCAACTCTTGTTGCTGCCTCGTTGAGTCTGCCAACCTCTGCTTAGAATGGGGATGTTGCCCGCTTGAGGATGCTACTTGCTGTGATGACCATGATAGTTGCTGCCCACATGACCATCCCATCTGCAATGTTAGCCAGGGAACCTGCTTAATG AGCAAGGACAATCCATTAGGAGTGAAGGGAATGAGGCGCACTCCTGCTAAGCCTCACTGGGCTGTTGGAGCTCAAGCCAAGAAGAGCAGTGCTTAG
- the LOC110616203 gene encoding F-box protein At1g47056 — protein MGQSYSTAAVLSRRESNHSHIYKAKSTALISAMQDEESSDCLIIDGEPDYINDLPDECLAFIFQSLSSGDRKRCSLVCHRWLRIEGQSRHRLSLNAQSDLLPMIPALFSRFDAVTKLALKCDRRSASIGDEALQAISFRCRNLTRFKLRSCRDVTDAGVAAFAKNCKGLKKLSCGSCTFGAKGMNAILDNCASLEELSVKRLRGITDGAAAEPIGPGLAASSLKTICLKELYNGQCFGPLIIGSKNLRTLKLFRCSGDWDKLLQVIADRVTCMMEIHLERLQVSDVGLSAISNCLDLEILHLVKTPECTNLGLVSVAERCKLLRKLHIDGWKANRIGDDGLIAVAKNCPNLQELVLIGVNPTKSSLEMLASNCQNLERLALCGSDTVGDAEISCIAAKCIALKKLCIKSCPVSNLGMEALASGCPNLIKVKVKKCRGVTGEIADWLRASRESLAVNLDSGETEQPDASASDGGAQENVVEFPPVPTQISVPAIASSSAGRSTSFKSRLGLLSGRSLVACTLRRWSNGNSSSRN, from the coding sequence ATGGGCCAGTCATATTCGACGGCTGCAGTATTGAGCCGCCGCGAGTCTAACCACAGCCACATTTACAAAGCCAAATCAACGGCTCTGATCTCCGCTATGCAAGATGAAGAATCAAGCGATTGTCTAATAATTGATGGAGAACCTGACTACATCAACGATCTACCTGACGAGTGCTTGGCTTTCATTTTTCAGTCTCTTAGCTCCGGCGATCGCAAACGTTGCTCTTTGGTATGCCACCGATGGCTAAGAATCGAGGGACAGAGCCGCCACAGGCTTTCTCTGAACGCTCAATCGGATCTCCTACCTATGATACCTGCTCTCTTCTCACGCTTCGACGCTGTGACAAAACTCGCTCTCAAATGTGACCGTAGATCCGCGAGCATAGGCGATGAAGCGCTTCAAGCGATCTCGTTCCGGTGTCGGAATCTCACGCGCTTTAAGCTTCGCTCTTGCCGTGATGTTACCGACGCCGGGGTGGCTGCTTTTGCAAAGAATTGTAAAGGTTTAAAGAAGCTCTCATGTGGATCATGCACGTTTGGAGCCAAAGGTATGAACGCAATCCTCGATAATTGTGCATCTCTTGAAGAGTTGTCAGTGAAGCGGCTTCGCGGAATCACCGATGGAGCAGCGGCTGAGCCGATTGGACCGGGTTTGGCCGCATCTTCGCTCAAAACGATATGTTTAAAGGAGCTTTACAATGGACAGTGTTTTGGTCCGCTTATTATCGGGTCAAAGAATCTCAGAACTTTGAAGCTTTTTAGATGCTCTGGTGATTGGGACAAGCTTCTTCAAGTCATTGCGGATAGAGTAACCTGTATGATGGAGATCCATCTCGAGAGGCTCCAGGTAAGCGATGTTGGCCTCTCGGCCATCTCTAATTGTTTGGATCTAGAGATTTTGCATCTCGTCAAAACGCCAGAATGCACCAATTTAGGGCTAGTGTCTGTCGCTGAGCGTTGTAAGCTCTTAAGAAAGCTTCATATTGATGGATGGAAGGCGAATCGGATAGGCGACGATGGATTAATTGCAGTAGCGAAGAATTGCCCTAATTTACAAGAACTGGTGCTGATTGGAGTAAATCCTACTAAAAGTAGCCTTGAAATGTTGGCTTCGAATTGTCAAAATTTAGAGCGATTAGCGCTCTGCGGTAGCGATACTGTCGGTGATGCAGAGATTTCTTGCATCGCTGCTAAATGTATAGCGTTGAAAAAACTTTGTATTAAAAGTTGCCCTGTTTCAAATCTTGGAATGGAAGCGCTTGCTAGTGGATGCCCAAATTTGATTAAAGTGAAGGTGAAGAAGTGTCGAGGGGTAACTGGTGAGATTGCTGATTGGTTAAGAGCTAGTAGGGAATCGCTAGCGGTGAATTTAGATAGCGGCGAAACTGAGCAGCCGGATGCGAGTGCTAGTGATGGCGGTGCACAAGAAAATGTAGTTGAATTTCCTCCTGTGCCTACCCAAATATCGGTACCAGCTATTGCTTCAAGCAGCGCTGGGCGATCAACGTCTTTCAAATCAAGATTAGGGCTTTTGAGTGGAAGAAGTTTGGTTGCGTGCACTCTGAGAAGGTGGTCTAACGGTAATAGCAGTTCTcgaaattaa
- the LOC110616000 gene encoding uncharacterized protein LOC110616000: MDGGLPMLNCLLQQTLRSLCSSSDSSNSSKWVYAVFWRILPRNYPPPKWDYGGTTLDRSKGNKRNWILVWEDGFCDFYECERTGSGYMKGKFGADIFFKMSHEVYNYGEGLVGKVAADNSHKWVFRETPSESDPNFISSWNMSIEPQPRAWEFQFNSGIQTIAIIAVREGIIQLGSFEKILEDLNLVINVQRKFSYLQSIPGVFAMQRPYLPIQHPYMLKPNTRLIESQEGAFSIDDKRQISGVKRLFDERFDDFAIKSINLGWNSPQIGIRGPPIWSIPPLLPAMSCSLGALLSKLPSVIPSYDTTEAIDTNLLVSSNNKSTSQVAKVNNHGLVSQGHVASTTKVESSCQLDAGKPISLNPNSELENETVGFGNPSKRESSLNLS; encoded by the exons ATGGATGGTGGACTCCCCATGCTAAACTGTCTCTTGCAGCAAACATTGAGGAGTCTGTGTTCATCTTCAGATTCTTCTAATTCTTCCAAATGGGTTTACGCTGTCTTTTGGAGGATATTGCCTAGAAATTACCCTCCACCAAA GTGGGATTATGGAGGCACTACCCTAGATCGATCTAaaggaaataaaagaaattg GATCCTTGTTTGGGAGGATGGATTCTGTGATTTCTATGAATGCGAGAGAACAGGAAGTGGGTATATGAAAGGAAAGTTTGGAGCagatattttctttaaaatgtcTCACGAGGTCTACAATTATGGAGAGGG ATTAGTCGGGAAAGTTGCAGCAGATAACAGCcacaaatgggtgtttagagaAACTCCAAGTGAGAGTGATCCTAACTTCATCTCCTCTTGGAATATGTCTATTGAACCT CAACCAAGAGCTTGGGAATTTCAGTTCAATTCAGGCATTCAG ACAATTGCCATTATTGCAGTTAGAGAAGGCATCATTCAATTGGGTTCATTTGAAAag attctGGAAGATCTCAATCTAGTGATTAATGTACAGAGGAAATTCAGCTATCTCCAGAGCATACCAGGAGTGTTTGCAATGCAAAGACCATATCTGCCCATCCAACACCCGTACATGCTGAAACCTAACACCCGTTTGATAGAGAGCCAAGAAGGAGCTTTCTCAATTGATGATAAGCGTCAAATATCAGGAGTAAAGAGATTGTTCGAtgaaagatttgatgatttTGCCATCAAGTCCATCAACTTAGGCTGGAACAGCCCACAAATTGGCATTAGAGGACCACCCATTTGGTCAATTCCACCTCTTCTTCCTGCCATGTCTTGCAGCCTTGGAGCTTTGCTATCAAAGCTACCTTCTGTCATCCCATCCTATGATACCACTGAAGCCATTGATACAAATCTGCTTGTCAGCAGTAATAACAAGAGTACATCACAGGTAGCCAAGGTTAATAATCATGGTCTGGTAAGTCAAGGACATGTTGCTAGTACTACAAAAGTTGAGTCCTCTTGCCAGTTAGATGCTGGTAAACCCATTTCTTTAAACCCTAATTCTGAGTTAGAAAACGAGACTGTTGGCTTTGGAAATCCGAGCAAGAGAGAAAGTTCACTGAACCTGAGTTGA